One Felis catus isolate Fca126 chromosome D1, F.catus_Fca126_mat1.0, whole genome shotgun sequence DNA segment encodes these proteins:
- the SNX15 gene encoding sorting nexin-15 — protein MSRQAKDDFLRHYTVSDPRTHPKGYTEYKVTAQFISKRDPEDVKEVVVWKRYSDFRKLHGDLAYTHRNLFRRLEEFPAFPRAQVFGRFEASVIEERRKGAEDLLRFTVHIPALNNSPQLKEFFRGGEVTRPSDMSRDLHILPPPLIPTPPPEEPWLPQPLPAERRGLEELEVPADPPPSSPAQEALDLLFNCGSTEEASGSPARGPLTEAELALFDPFSREEGAGPSPTHLGELAAMEAESERLDQEPWEPGGQEEEEEEEERPVPAYLSQATELITQALRDEKAGAYPAALQGYRDGVHILLQGVPGDPSPARREGVKKKAAEYLKRAEEILHLHLSQLPP, from the exons ATGTCCCGCCAGGCGAAGGACGACTTTCTGCGGCACTACACCGTCTCCGATCCCCGGACCCACCCCAAAGGCTACACCGAATATAAAGTGACGGCGCAG TTCATCTCAAAGAGGGACCCAGAGGATGTCAAAGAG GTGGTGGTCTGGAAGCGGTACAGCGACTTCCGCAAGCTGCATGGAGACCTGGCCTACACCCACCGCAACCTCTTCCGCCGCCTGGAGGAGTTCCCGGCCTTCCCCCGTGCCCAAGTGTTTG GCCGGTTCGAGGCCTCAGTGATTGAGGAGCGGCGGAAGGGGGCCGAGGACCTGCTTCGCTTCACGGTGCACATCCCTGCACTCAACAACAGCCCCCAGCTCAAGGAGTTCTTCCGG GGTGGGGAGGTAACCCGGCCCTCTGACATGTCCAGGGACCTACACATCCTGCCACCCCCTCTGATCCCCACACCGCCCCCTGAGGAACCCTGGTTGCCCCAGCCGCTCCCTGCAGAGAGGAGAGGCCTTGAGGAACTGGAGGTGCCAG CGGATCCCCCACCATCCAGCCCTGCCCAGGAGGCCCTGGATCTCCTCTTTAACTGTGGGAGCACCGAGGAGGCATCCGGTTCCCCTGCCCGAGGCCCCCTCACAGAGGCTGAGCTTGCCCTCTTCGACCCCTTCTCCAGGGAAG AAGGTGCGGGCCCCAGTCCAACCCACCTGGGTGAGCTGGCAGCAATGGAGGCGGAGTCTGAAAGGCTGGACCAGGAACCCTGGGAgcctggagggcaggaggaggaagaggaggaggaagaacggCCCgtccctgcatatctgagccaAGCCACAGAGCTCATCACCCAGGCTCTGCGGGACGAGAAGGCAGGTGCCTACCCTGCAGCCTTGCAGGGCTATCGGGACGGCGTGCACATCCTGCTACAGGGGGTTCCCG GTGACCCATCACCTGCCCGCCGGGAGGGTGTGAAGAAGAAGGCAGCTGAATATCTAAAGCGGGCAGAAGAAATTTTGCACCTGCATCTGTCCCAACTCCCCCCGTGA
- the SAC3D1 gene encoding SAC3 domain-containing protein 1, whose product MEASGASEPETVALNYNAGRLGSPAGGLVGGDKIRPPMSGCKLPVGTCPDMCPAAERAQREKERRLHRFEVAPGCRGDRPRADPQRAVKEYRRPAAGKARPPPSQLRPPSVLLATVRYLAGEVAERADASSAEVASFVADRLRAVRLDLALQGAGDAEAAGVLEAALAVLLAVVARLGPDAVRGPADPVLLQAQVQEGFGSLRRCYAQGAGPHPREAVFQGLFLLYNLGSVEALHEVLQLPAALRSCPALRRALAVDSAFREGNTARLFRLLRILPYLQSCAVQCHIGRARRGALARLARALSTPKGQTLPLGFMVHLLALDGPEEARDLCQAHGLPLDGQERVVFLRGRYTEKGLPPAGTCSVLVASKLGGRTLEEVAMAEEEDEGVARLKSPA is encoded by the exons ATGGAGGCTTCAGGGGCTTCTGAGCCGGAGACGGTGGCGCTGAACTACAACGCGGGGCGTCTCGGGAGTCCTGCTGGAGGCCTTGTGGGAGGGGACAAGATTCG CCCACCCATGTCCGGCTGCAAGCTGCCGGTGGGCACGTGCCCGGACATGTGCCCGGCCGCCGAGCGCGCTCAGCGCGAGAAGGAGCGCCGCCTGCACCGCTTCGAGGTGGCGCCGGGGTGCCGCGGCGACCGGCCCCGCGCGGACCCGCAGCGCGCGGTGAAGGAGTACAGGCGGCCGGCCGCCGGCAAGGCCCGGCCCCCGCCGAGCCAGCTGCGTCCGCCGTCCGTGCTGCTGGCCACCGTGCGCTACCTGGCCGGCGAGGTGGCCGAGCGCGCCGACGCATCCAGCGCCGAGGTGGCCAGCTTCGTGGCGGACCGGCTGCGCGCCGTGCGGCTGGACCTGGCCCTGCAGGGCGCGGGCGACGCCGAGGCGGCGGGGGTGCTGGAGGCGGCGCTGGCAGTGCTGCTGGCCGTGGTGGCGCGGCTGGGGCCCGACGCCGTGCGCGGGCCAGCGGACCCGGTGCTGCTGCAGGCCCAGGTGCAGGAGGGCTTCGGTTCTCTGCGGCGCTGCTACGCTCAGGGCGCGGGGCCGCATCCCCGCGAGGCCGTCTTCCAGGGCCTCTTTCTGCTTTACAACCTGG GCTCCGTGGAGGCCCTTCACGAGGTTCTGCAGCTACCTGCCGCCCTGCGTTCCTGCCCCGCCCTGCGCAGGGCCCTGGCTGTGGACTCGGCCTTTCGAGAAGGCAACACCGCCCGCCTATTCCGCCTGCTCCGGATCCTGCCCTATCTGCAAAGCTGCGCAGTGCAGTGCCACATAGGCCGTGCCCGCCGGGGAGCCCTGGCCCGCCTCGCTCGTGCCCTGAGCACCCCCAAAGGCCAGACCTTGCCCCTGGGCTTCATGGTCCACCTGCTGGCCCTGGATGGGCCGGAAGAGGCACGGGATCTGTGCCAGGCCCACGGACTGCCCTTGGACGGACAGGAGAGAGTTGTGTTTCTCAGGGGTCGCTACACGGAGAAAGGGCTGCCACCTGCGGGGACCTGCAGTGTGTTGGTGGCGAGCAAACTGGGAGGGCGcaccctggaggaggtggccatggcggaggaggaagatgagggtgTGGCTAGACTGAAGTCCCCTGCGTGA
- the NAALADL1 gene encoding aminopeptidase NAALADL1, whose amino-acid sequence MQWVKVLGGLVGASALLGLGIILGHFAIPKGADAPAPGVSVSQDLDLEILESVMKQLDASKIRENLRELSREPHLASSPRDEALAQLLLQRWRDPESGLDAAEAPTYEVLLSFPSREQPNRVAVVGPTGTVLFSCRQSEQNLTGEQGGPDVVPPYAAYAPPGTPQGLLVYANRGTEEDFMELQTQGIRLEGTIALTRYGGTGRGAKAVNAAKHGVAGVLVYTDPADINDGHSSASQTFPNSWRLPPSGVERGSYYEYFGDPLTPYLPANPSSFRLNPDTVPGFPPIPTQPIGFEDAKILLCNLQGTLAPAAWQGALGCDYKLGPGFRPDGDFPADSQVNVSVHNRLELRNSSNVLGIIRGAVEPDRYVLYGNHRDSWVHGAVDPSSGTAVLLELSRVLGTLLKKGTWRPRRSIVFASWGAEEFGLIGSTEFTEEFFSKLQERTVAYINVDISVFANATLRAQGTPPVQSVIFSAAKQIPAPGLDGLSIYDNWIRYFNRSSTAYGLVPSLGSLGAGSDYAPFIHFLGISSMDIAYTYDRSKTSARIYPTYHTAFDTFGYVDKFVDPGFSSHQAVARTAGSVLLRLSDSLFLPLNVSDYGETLRNFLQAAQRDLGVLLEQHSISLGPLVTAVEKFEGAAAALGQRVSALQKDTPDPLQVRMLNDQLMLLERTFLNPRAFPEERYYSHVLWAPRTGSVATFPGLANACSRAMNTSLGSAAWAEVQRQLSILVVALEGAAATLRPVADL is encoded by the exons ATGCAGTGGGTGAAGGTGCTTGGGGGGTTGGTGGGGGCCTCTGCCCTCTTGGGCCTGGGGATCATCCTGGGCCACTTCGCCATTCCCAAAGGGGCCGACGCACCAGCTCCCGGCGTCTCGGTCTCCCAGGACCTGGATCTGGAGATCCTTGAGAGCGTCATGAAGCAGCTGGATGCCAGCAAGATCCGAGAGAACCTTAG AGAACTCTCCAGGGAGCCTCACCTGGCCTCCAGCCCCCGGGATGAGGCGCTGGCACAGCTCCTGCTGCAGCGCTGGCGGGACCCGGAGTCAGGCCTGGACGCGGCGGAGGCCCCCACGTATGAAGTGCTGCTGTCCTTCCCCAGCCGGGAGCAGCCCAACCGGGTGGCTGTCG tGGGTCCCACTGGGACCGTCCTCTTCTCCTGCCGCCAGAGTGAACAGAACCTGACTGGGGAGCAGGGGGGCCCCGATGTGGTGCCACCTTATGCCGCCTACGCTCCCCCTGGAACCCCGCAG GGCCTCCTCGTCTACGCCAACCGGGGAACGGAAGAAGACTTTATGGAGCTACAGACTCAGGGCATCAGACTGGAAGGCACCATCGCGCTGACCCGCTATGGGGGTACAGGGCGTGGGGCCAAG GCTGTCAATGCGGCCAAGCACGGGGTAGCTGGGGTGCTGGTGTACACGGACCCCGCAGACATCAACGATGGGCACAGCTCCGCCAGCCAGACCTTTCCGAACTCTTGGCGCCTGCCTCCCTCAGGGGTGGAGCGAGGCTCCTACTATGAGTATTTTGGGGATCCTCTGACTCCCTACCTTCCGGCCAATCCTTCTTCCTTCCGCCTGAACCCTGATACTGTCCCTGGATTTCCTCCCATTCCCACTCAGCCCATTGGCTTTGAGGATGCGAAAATCCTTCTCTG tAACCTCCAGGGAACCTTGGCCCCCGCTGCCTGGCAGGGAGCACTGGGCTGTGACTACAAGTTGGGGCCTGGCTTCCGGCCTGATGGAGACTTCCCAGCAGACAG CCAGGTGAACGTGAGCGTCCACAACCGCCTGGAGCTGCGGAACTCCTCCAACGTCCTGGGGATCATCCGCGGGGCGGTGGAGCCCG aCCGCTACGTGCTGTACGGAAACCACCGGGACAGCTGGGTACACGGGGCCGTGGACCCCAGCAGTGGCACTGCCGTCCTCCTGGAGCTCTCCCGAGTCCTGGGGACCCTGCTAAAGAAGG GAACCTGGCGGCCCCGCAGATCAATAGTGTTTGCGAGCTGGGGGGCAGAGGAGTTTGGCCTCATTGGCTCCACAGAATTCACCGAG GAATTCTTCAGCAAGCTGCAAGAGCGCACCGTGGCCTACATCAACGTGGACATCTCCGTGTTTG CCAATGCCACCTTGAGGGCTCAGGGAACACCCCCGGTCCAGAGTGTCATCTTCTCCGCGGCCAAACAG ATCCCCGCACCGGGCCTCGACGGCCTCAGCATCTACGACAACTGGATCCGGTATTTCAACCGTAGCAGCACAGCATACGGCCTGGTTCCCAG CCTGGGCTCTCTGGGTGCCGGCAGCGACTACGCACCCTTCATTCACTTCCTGGGCATCTCCTCCATGGACATCGCCTACACCTATGACCGG AGCAAGACCTCGGCCAGGATCTACCCCACCTACCACACAGCCTTCGACACCTTTGGTTACGTGGACAAATTTGTGGACCCTG GCTTCAGCAGCCATCAGGCTGTGGCCCGGACAGCAGGGAGCGTGCTGCTTAGGCTCAGTGAcagcctctttctgcctcttaaCGTCAGTGACTACGGAGAGACCCTCCGAAATTTTCTGCAGGCTGCCCAGCGCGACCTTGGGGTCCTGTTGGAGCAGCACAGCATCAGCCTGG GGCCTCTGGTGACTGCAGTGGAGAAGTTCGAGGGGGCAGCCGCGGCCTTGGGCCAACGCGTATCAGCGCTGCAGAAAGACACCCCCGA CCCCCTGCAGGTCCGGATGCTCAACGACCAGCTGATGCTGCTGGAACGGACCTTCCTAAACCCGCGAGCCTTCCCAGAGGAACGATACTACAG CCATGTGCTCTGGGCACCCCGCACGGGCTCCGTAGCCACGTTCCCAGGCCTGGCCAATGCCTGCTCCAGGGCCATGAACACGAGCCTAGGATCTGCAGCCTGGGCGGAAGTGCAGAGGCAGCTCAGCATCTTGGTGGTGGCCCTGGAGGGCGCGGCAGCCACCCTGCGGCCTGTGGCTGACCTCTGA